CATTTAGTGGTATGCAATAACCGGTATTTTTTCCAGGCAGCATAAAACAAAGTATAAAACCGGTGATCAAATATATTCAAAAAGTCTACCAGTGCTTCTGACCCATCACGTTGAGTTGCCCCATACTCCGTAAAGTAATGTGGCAATGGTGAACTGATACCCAAAAGCCCCATAAAGGAGAGGTAAAACTCAACAGCACGGTCTGAATCTGATTCTATATGATGTATATCACTCGATGGAAAAGTGATTCCGGTATCAGCCCAGAACCTTAAATGAAATTTTTCATGTAAGGTTTCCTTTTCCCTGCACTCCTCAGTACCAAAGTACTCCTCCAGAAGAGTCACAGCCTGGAAAAAGTCAAATTCCATGCAGCGTTCTTTAAGCAGCTCTATCAGATCAGACACCGTTCACCCTCAACATTATTGAATTTAACAATTTTACCGGATGGTTTAAGTATAAATTCAACTTTACAGAAAGAATTAATTGATACATATTGACTTAAAAACCTTGATATCACCAAACCAAACAGATGCAAATCCCCACTATCTATAAATGCCTGTTCTTCGAGTGTAATCTTAAATTTAACACCCCTTATTACCCCCCCCTTGTACACTGCATCAACCGGCTCACTTTCAACATCCGTTATTGATTCGATTCTCCGCGTTCTGCCCTCCTGAGCAGACCAGTTGTATAACTCAAGAAATTTTTTCAGCACATCTTTTGACGCCAAACTTATCTGGGTGGCTGCCATATGTGCCTGAAATCTCCAGAGCAGATCGTGATTTGATGGCGGAAAAAATGGAAGTGTGGGGCGGGTGATGTTTGAGGCACTCACGAAATCAGGAAATCCACGTCCGGGACAATTTATATCACCCTCTCTGATGTGATCCCTTGGCACATTGCCGTTTGTACACCAAGCCTCTATTACAAGGCTCTCTTCCCTGATTTGCTTGTTGTCCAACTGAGAACCACTCAGCATGATATCCACTTCCCGTGTACCGGCCGGAGTTTGAACAGACCTGAAGGCATATGTTTTACCACGACGATTTCCGATATTTCTGAATGTATACATCGGTTCATACGTAAATTTTTCACCGGTCACCCTATCTATTCCCAAAACACTTATTAAGCTATGCACCCGAACAGAGGTAGAGTAGGAGGAGTCAGCGATTACCCGGTAATCAGATTTTTTCCCGGTCTTAATGATAGGTTCAACATTTTTGGTGAACATATTTGTTGCGGGGCAACAATTTAATTTGAACATATCAGGACGAATCTGTTTATCGTGAGGGAAGGGTTCCTTTATTGTAAATGTAAAAGTGATGATATCCGGAGTAGTTTCAGGTGCGGGGATTGAGTCAATACCATTGAGATCGATAAACAAAAACTTTTCAGGATAAACAAAATATTCCCTGAGAATATTGAATCCTGCAAAACTGCGGCGCATCTGCGGCAATACAGCTTCACTTGCGTCCATTCCCCCCGGTGTGATTGCATTTTTGGGATTAATCTGAAAGACCTCTCCTTCGGCTCCCATTTTAATCTCCGCATGCTTAACCATCGTTGTTAATGCACGATGTACCATCAGTGCAACAGGGAATTCCGCATGCAAAAAGAGACGGATTTTTTTCAAATCATAATTTAACCATTCAACATCACTATCCAGATTGAACGTAAAAGAGATTGTCTCATTATTCATTTTATCAGTATGGCGCTGTACGGATCTCAGCGATATTGGATTCATAACCAGAGAGTTTGTTGTAGTAAATTTACACACTACACCATCCTCCCCAACAGAACCTGAGACAATTTCTGAACGTGCCGGCAGAACCCGGCTCTCCTGGAGAAATCCCTTACGAGGCGTAAACTGCATCATTGTCAGAGATGGAATTTCCTGAAGAAACTGAGGCCATAGAAGGTTAACAAGCCCTTCTGTTAGCTGCGGAAAGGAATCATCCAATTTTTCCCTTATTCTTGCAGCTAAAAAAGCAAATCCTTCAAACAATCTCTCTACATATGGATCCCTGTCCCCTACTGAATCGATATTCAGATATGGAGCTCTGTCAGGGTGAGCTTTTGCGAATTCACATCCCGATTGATACAGATATCTCAATTCTTCTTCGTAGTATTTCTCAATCATAATTTATTTCTACTGAGGTTTTTTCCAAGGTATAATTTTTGATGGTTCACTTGCTGAAAAAGTTGTCTGGAACCGAACTTGTTTTCCATTCCTAAGTTCTGCAGACAAAATAAAAATTAATCGGGCATCCCTTTCTTCAGAATCAAGTGATAGAACTTTGGTGTTTGTAATACGAGGTTCATATTTTTCAATAGTTTTTCTGATTGCTGCCCGCAACTCTTCCATACCTTCAGGCAATTTTCTGTATAGTTCAGAAATATCCGGCAGCCCATAGTCTACCAGATGTGGTATACTTCCTCTTCTGGTATTAAAAATTCTTGTCAGATGATCCATAATGGATTTAAGTTGTCTGTGACTCTCGGGTACTTCATCAATAGGAGTTCCGTCATGGAACTCACCTGTCAAGCTTTCAAACAGGCCCTGTTTCATTTATCTCATTTCCATTTGTATTTTCAATTAACTCTCTTCAAATCCATAGAGAAAAGACAGTTCTTCTTTCCAAAAGAAGAACTGTCTTCTTATACTGAACCCTGATACTATCTGCCCTCAAGCCAGGAATCAGAATGCATATATCCACCATCGGGATATTCCCATGTAATTTTCCCGTAACGGAAACTTACCTTTTCCATGTGCACAAAGCGCTCAAACTCCTTAGCTTTCACATTGTGCATGATCGGCTCAACCGAGCAGACCTTGACAGTTTCCAGAAGATGGGTAAAATAGAGAACCTCAGCTCCTTCGTCATCTATTTTGTACCAATCGAGTTTCAGGGTATCATAGGTCAATCCTTCACATACCGCTTTATACAAAAGTGGTGATGACTGATCGAATGCTTTTACGATCTGAAAAGA
This is a stretch of genomic DNA from Chitinispirillum alkaliphilum. It encodes these proteins:
- a CDS encoding type VI secretion system protein ImpG/VasA; its protein translation is MIEKYYEEELRYLYQSGCEFAKAHPDRAPYLNIDSVGDRDPYVERLFEGFAFLAARIREKLDDSFPQLTEGLVNLLWPQFLQEIPSLTMMQFTPRKGFLQESRVLPARSEIVSGSVGEDGVVCKFTTTNSLVMNPISLRSVQRHTDKMNNETISFTFNLDSDVEWLNYDLKKIRLFLHAEFPVALMVHRALTTMVKHAEIKMGAEGEVFQINPKNAITPGGMDASEAVLPQMRRSFAGFNILREYFVYPEKFLFIDLNGIDSIPAPETTPDIITFTFTIKEPFPHDKQIRPDMFKLNCCPATNMFTKNVEPIIKTGKKSDYRVIADSSYSTSVRVHSLISVLGIDRVTGEKFTYEPMYTFRNIGNRRGKTYAFRSVQTPAGTREVDIMLSGSQLDNKQIREESLVIEAWCTNGNVPRDHIREGDINCPGRGFPDFVSASNITRPTLPFFPPSNHDLLWRFQAHMAATQISLASKDVLKKFLELYNWSAQEGRTRRIESITDVESEPVDAVYKGGVIRGVKFKITLEEQAFIDSGDLHLFGLVISRFLSQYVSINSFCKVEFILKPSGKIVKFNNVEGERCLI
- a CDS encoding type VI secretion system lysozyme-related protein yields the protein MKQGLFESLTGEFHDGTPIDEVPESHRQLKSIMDHLTRIFNTRRGSIPHLVDYGLPDISELYRKLPEGMEELRAAIRKTIEKYEPRITNTKVLSLDSEERDARLIFILSAELRNGKQVRFQTTFSASEPSKIIPWKKPQ
- a CDS encoding type VI secretion system effector Hcp, whose product is MPIPAYMWINDGKVKGGCTVGGRENSIEVIEFHHEVRIPTDPDTGQLTGTRKHESFQIVKAFDQSSPLLYKAVCEGLTYDTLKLDWYKIDDEGAEVLYFTHLLETVKVCSVEPIMHNVKAKEFERFVHMEKVSFRYGKITWEYPDGGYMHSDSWLEGR